GTTTCTCACAATTTTTGTTTTGAATAAATTAGTTTCTAAGAAAAAATTGACAAATTATTCcttaatcttttaaaatatgatttgacaaattaatctctaaaaaaataaaataaaagtttaatatcttattttaaaatttcaaaaaatttaatgatTCTACCATATAACTTTTTAGAAAAAAAGATTATTTTGTTACGCTTAAAAGAATATTAAGGATtaattaatctttttattttattacaatAATCATACTAGATGTACACtaaaaattaactactaaatcagtcatttatataaaatatatattgaaatataaatacacattaaaaataatttaaataatacatatattcatatataaatatataatatctaCTTTGgtagttaatttttagtatgtacatagtattttttttattttataataaacaaagttgactaatattttaaaaaattaaagatcaagtTGTAATATTACCCAATAAATATTCATTGAAATATTTTGAAGTAGGGGAGAGCAAAAGAACTTCACATAGGAGATTATCTTTTCAGaaccttaaaaaaaaaaaaaaaaaaaaaaaaaaaaaaaaaaaaaaaactgaaattcgagtaaattttatattaaagttttctttgaattttgttctttcaattttaagttttaaactTAAAACACCAGTTAATTAAGACATTAAGTTACTAACTAACCTATTTGACCAATCTTACAATTTATCTAGTCTTTGTCATAGAAAAATGATATGTTGGTCATCTTAAATTTTTTGTCCATAGAGAGGTGTGAGGTAGTTGGGGTGATCAAATCCATGTAGTAGCACGTGAATATGAGGTATGAATGCCATTTACCCAATGCTTGAGGGAATTGTATTGAGTAATTGAGTTAGTGAGGGACAGAAAGTGTAATTCAACTATGTTGCCACACACTTGAGAACATCATTTAAAAAAACGAATTGAAATTATTAATTTCTCCATCCAATCACTTACTGCCACGTCAATCCTTGTTAGCTGTGGGAAAAATTAAGAACAACAAATTCAATagtgtttttgaaattttaaatatgacgtatatataaaataaaacagtaacaatttttacataaaaattattataaaatgaTATGGATTTCACTAGTTTATTGTGTTAGCAATAGGAAATTTTAAGAACGAttctaataaaatatttttggagttttaaatttgatatatatataaagtgaaattattttaatttttattttacgtTAAAGAttattgataaaatttttacaGATAATTTCATTTTGATGAAGAACTAATTAAATTTTATCTCTTTGtataaagtttaaaataaattgaaactaaatattaaaatgataaattttaCATTTAGTCTTAAATCAATATTTACGATACACGATTTGACAAATGCTGATGTGATTTTTGTATGATCTAAAATGAAATTAAACTTAAAGTGAGCACTAGAGATGTTCTAAATTTTGGACAATtctatgataaaaaaaaaaaaattgtgtagAGAGAATGAAAATGAGTGTataatctattttttaaaattaataaaaataaaatgatacattttttaaaataagtatcTAATTATTTATGAAAGAGAATCTTCATCTCTTcaccattttttcttttcatcttAACATGCACCCTAGAATTTTATTTAACAATTCACTTAGTAGATTCTCTTATTGAAAATACATTAAATACATAAAAGTTTTTTAGAATTTTTGCTATTCGTATCTCTTTAACAAGTGTACTTtgatatttttaactaataaatcTTACATTTAATCATATatcaaagattaaaaaaatttaatgctaaattaattaaaaactttaaatataatttgaagtTAATATTGTTCTCAAATGCATATTCCTTTCCGAAAGTGACtcatattaaataaaaataataataataaaactaagaatactaaataatatttgaaaaaagaagATGTATATGAAACATATTTCATTAACTATTGCCTTAACTTGCAGATGCAAATATAAATAGTCCTTCCAATAAGTGTCTTGTATTCAACAATCCAGTTGAGTTGAACCTAATAGGCCTAGTGCATTTTCCTCTTCTTGGTATAACTTCTTTTTCATTAATGGGGAATTGCCAAGCCATTGATAAAGCAACACTAGTGATACAACACCAAAGTGGGAAAATAGAAAGGTTTTATTCTTCTGTTAGTGCCACTCATGTTATGAAAACAAACCCTGGTCATTATGTTGCCCTTGTTGTCTCCACCACCTTGTgtgcaacaacaacaacaaccaagGTCACTGACAAGagtagcaacaacaacaacaaaaatgttcacaataataataacaaccaAATTCGTGTAACTTGCATCAAGCTTCTCAAGCCCACAGATATGCTCCTTCTTGGCAATGTTTATAGGCTTGTTACTACTCAAGGTTAGATGCTATTCCTCTTCTCAATTTTTTCATTATTGAATTTTGCAACTTGTTAGAATATATTAAGATTAATTAGCATTGATTAGAATTATTTAGCATGAATATTTGTTATAAgatattacttttttattatttcgattctcttagcacctataaatatcgttctatattgtattattatatACAATTCGAATATAgacaaatcttttttttactgTTCTCTCCTACCCTTTCTAACACAACTAATCCCATTTGAACCgcttataaaatttttttatgataaatattAAGTCTTCCTCAGAGaaattatttattctttaaTGTCCATTCTAAGTTTAGgatcatattattttttgtttcatttGGTATTTGGGAGAATTTGTATGAAAATGTCTAAGatatccatgataaatattagttattttaGTTGTTTAATGCTAGTGATTTTaatttcagaatttctttttaAAGTCCTTACTATGCTTATTCCAAATTTGATGCACTAAGTGCTTGTTGGATGCAGAGGTTATGAAGGGGCTAAGAGAAAGGAAGCacacaaagaagaaaaacaagtcTGAATCAGCCCAGAAATTAGGTTGTGTTAGGAAAAAGAATAGGTTGGAAATGGAGAAAGCAGCAAGAATGTTTGACCCGGAAGACATTCAGGTAAGTCTCAAACTCTCAaccaaaaattatatatttttttttcttccttttatCATTGTTCTTTTAATTCTTAACTTTCAAGTAATATTAGTTTGGTGCTTGATGTAATTTTTTTCTGCATATTCATGCCAATCAACCTTTCAAGTATGAAGAAGAATCACTTTTTATAAACAGTGATTCAAATTTATTCAAAAGGAATATCGTCGCACcctaaaaaaaaagtataatgtCCAATAAAATTGTCCTAAATGAAAGAAGGGAAATGAcggttttattctcattttttaatCACtctttatatgatttttttttattgtatctTTGTATGAATTCGTAGAAAAAAAGAGTGACTATCAAAATAGGAATGGCATTATCATGTTCTACAAAAGAATTacattcattattttggagTGTTATTggaactaaaatttttttagtgttaaattttgattttattcaaATGTTATGAATGCTATGTACGGATATATACTATTAAGGCTTGATTTATTAGTTTCTTCAGGGTAATTGATATGTTCTTAGTAATAATCTTCCCTTCACATTGGAATGAGACATCTACATAAAAAATCGTAGATgacaaaaatcaaacaaatattgGTAGTGAAAAATTATTGCAAGAAATTAGACATGATATATAAACTAATAAACTTCAGTTATATTTATTGTTTTCAGGGTACAGAACCTAAAATACATGGACCCAGGACAACAATctcaagtaataataataatggtggtgGTGCCAGTGCCACAGCTAAGACAAGATTTTGGCAACCCTCTTTACAAAGTATTTCAGAAGTTGCCAGCTGATATGTGCCTTTCATTTTGCCCCACATAATAAGGTGTGAGGACAGTTGAgcaattttttttgaaagaaagagTTCAACGCAATAAAGTAAAGTTTATTTACAAGAGCTAAAAATAACAACAGCCAGTTGAGCAATTAGTATAAGGGAAAAAAAAGAACTAcatgatatatattatatatatggtAAAATTCTGCTTCAGGGATGCTAGAAATAATTTAGTACAAAGGAAAAGAGATACAAATAAAGAAATAGAAATAGACATTCTGTCTTTGTtgtaaaacagaaagaaatttGTATCTCTATTTACAAATACCACTGTTTATTACTTTTGTGTCGGTAACAGAATCTAAACTCTGCCTACGAAATCATACAAGTGTTTGCTTCGGCCATGATTGTGTATAGTAAAGTTTGACGGGTATCCAATATCCATGAATGTTACTATTCTCTAATTAAATCAAGTTCTACCGTTACAAATTCTTAGAGATGTCTACTTTATCTTAGGATCCATTTTAAGAGAATATGATCGAAAAAGTCCTACTGAAAAAGAGGAAAACTATTCCACTACACCAAATGTGCATTTATATTATGTCTAAATAATTCTAAGATGGTCTAAAAtatgacccaaaaaaaaaaaagtaaagttTTTCTTACCGAACCAAATggatgaaataaaaaaaatatcctaacGAGTTGAATTTCTCTTTAAGTAGGAACTAAATTAGTAGAAATAGATTGGTTGAATTTGAAGTATAGAAAATGTCATCTAATTAGAAATAAACTAAACTAGATATGTTTTCACTAATATCACATGTCATAAACCCAAAAGAATTATCATCTTCACCTCCCAGTGTCTTCTACCCTAGACTCATCTTTCCCAAATGGCATTGCAGTTTGCAGAAAATACATCCTCTATACCTCCATTTACCTCCAAGCGCGGAAAGATTAAATTcaaaaagtagaaaataaaaaatattaaaaataaaaataaaaaataaaaacacaaaccaaACAAACCCTTAAATACTCTTTAAAACTAATCTCTCTTAATTACTCCATCAAAACACATTCTAAGAACAATTTTGTGCTTGCCACTATTCAACATTCTTAACTATCCCTATGTCGAGACTCTCGACTTTAGATACATTAAATTCAAGTTCATCAGAAAGTTTTAAATCTTGAACGATGAAGAAACTACTATTGATGCACAAGCATTTTGGGTTCAAATACATTTCTGCTTATTTCAACACGGCCAGGAATATAACCCAAGTTGTTATTACCATAGAAAAACATTAAAATGGAACAGAAGCTAGCGTCCAACAATATTCACTTCATTCTGCAATTCTGGAATGTTACTGTTTCCGAGCTGCTTCTCTCATAGCTGCCTTGACATATATTTCATAGCAGCATCCTGAAACATCATAAAAAGAATGCAAGACATCGAAAATATGTCGGTATGAGGGGAAGAAATTCAACGGAATTTGGATTGTCACTAACGATATTATCTGATATCTACTTGAGAAAATATTTCAAAGACATCACAAAAGGTATTCATGAATTTGAAACTAAACAATTTAAGAGATTCAACTATATGAGGGGAAAAAATTCAACGGAATTTGGATTGTCATTAATGATATTATCTGATATCTACTTGAGAAATTATTTCAAAGACATCATAAAAGGTATTCATGAATTTGAAACTAAACAATTTAAGAGATTCAACTACAAgctaaatattttcaaaatctttggCTTTCGAAGCATCTTAACAACCAGAAAAATGCTGCTGGAGGTTTTGTCTCAAGTAACTATAAGAATAGGTCTTAAAGGCCAGAGAGATGCAACTTCACAAGTTCAAATAAAGTTAACTAGACTTCAAAGACTAGATAAGAGATGCTAAGATAGCTGAACATTTCTAGTATGAAAAAGCTAAGTGACTGTTGTTATTATCAAAGATTATAAGAATCGAAGAATGTAGAAACACACACATATTGCATAGTGAGTAAGACCTACCATCTTAATAACAAACAGACCTCAGAGAAATGACTATATGGAAATGCCCCAGACCACAAGGAAAAATAGAATAACATCTAAATTTTAGTGGCATTATTTATTGGACATTCCTTGATAGTATATGATAGAGAGGCGCCTACTACTAACAGATTTGGACTGTGTTACAAAAGGAGAGATAAATAGAGGTCATGTAGAAGTGTTTTAGGAGTTGTTAGGATATCTAGCTGGCTGATAGGTTGTTATAAATAGCTAGGATATAGTAGTTTAGGGAGGATAGTTTTTCTGTTGTGAATTCTGTTAGAAATTGGAGaggatctctctctctctctgagcTGGTAGTTCCAGCTGTGTAGAACCTTCTAGGGAGAGCTAATTGGCCATCCCGGTATATCAAtaaagcttgatcattctgctACAACTGGTCCTATCAACTGGTATCAAGAGCTTGAGGATCCGGACGCTGAATGGTGCAATCGAGATCGAGGAAAATGGAGTCACGATTTGACACGATTGAATCGCACATGGAAGAGATGTTCCGATCGATGCAGGAGACGCTACAGCGCTTCGATTCTTGAATAGATGCGTTCGAAAATCGCGTGCCTAATCGGAATGAGCGTGGTTCACCGGGATCGCACCTGGCCGCAGGCTCATCGGCCGGAAGCCGCGGCGCGCCGGAGCCGGAGCAATGGCGAAAGCTAGAACTTCCGATCTTCCGCGGAGACGACGCGGTGGTTTGGGTTGAACGCATGGAGCAATTCTTCTTGCTACGCACAGTGCCAGAGGAGGAATGGCTCACGGTCGCCACCTTTGCAATGGAAGGAAGGGCATTCACGTGGTTCAGGTGGTGGGAGGCGACGGCGCCGGTGCTGCAGTGGCGGTTTTTCAGTGCGGCGCTGCTGCGGCATTTTCAACTGGAACGGCTACAGAGCCCGTATCAAGTGCTGCTGAAGCTGAAACAGACGAACTCAGTGCGGGACTATGTTGACCAGTTCGTGCTTCACGCGCGGCCCCTCCGTGGAATTGCACCAGAATTGCTGATGGATCTCTTCTTGAATGGGCTGAAACCAGAAGTAGGAGAAGAATGTAAATTGTTCCCATACCAGTCAGTGGACGAGTTAATGGAACTGGCACAGAAGGTCGAAAACCGCAATGCTGCATTGCGAGGGGCATCGGGACGCGGTAAATCACTGGCTCCCAACTTCGCCGTTGCCAATTCAACCGCCACCAAAGCGGTGCATCCCGCTACAGCGTCCACCTCTGCAGCAAGCAACAGCGTGGAGTCGACGATAGACCCCCTTGCGACGGCGCGGATTGAGACATCTCAGCAACGAGGAATATAGAGCTAAGCGGGCCAAGGGGGAATGCTTCCTCTGTGACGAACCATACACTGCAGATCACAATTGCAAGAATAGAGAGTTCAAGCTTTTAATCATGGAGCCAGACTTTGAAGCGGATTGGTTACAGCATGAGGCAGTTCCGGAAACAGGGGAACAGGGACAATTGGAGCTCAAGTTCATGAGCTTGAGTGGACATCACAAGTCAATCAAAGCCTGGGCAGAGGTAAATGGCCGCCGTGTACGCGTTCTCATAGATTGTGGAGCTTCGGACAACTTCGCGACACCAGAGATTATCACCGAGTTGGACCTGAGAATTGACAACACCCCTAAGTTCCAGGTCAGGGTAGCGGACAGTACCAATACAGAGGGACAGGGAAAGTGTTTGGGTGTCACACTCCAATTCAAGGAAGTGGCAATCAAGGAAGACTTCTTCATCTTCCGCTTGCGTGGCTAGATAAGTTGGGAGACGTTCTCGCAAACTGCAAAAAATCACGCCTTCGATTTTGGAATGGGGACAACATGGTTACATTGCAGGGGGACCCGGAGCTGTGCTATGGAGGTATGCACCTTCAATTTGCAGTTTTGTCCATTCAACAAGGGGGAGAAGGATTTATGGTCCAGCTGTGGCCCATGACTTTGCAAGCGGCTATGGTATCACAGGTGCCGCAGGCAATCGAATCAGTGTTAGCGTCTCATGCTAAGGTGTTTCAGGCATTACCGGGGCTGCCACCACATCGTTACCATGATCATGCCATTCCACTAATAGAAGGAGCTTCAGTTCCGAATATAAGACCTTATCGTTACCCGCACCATCAGAAAGCAGTAATTGAACTAATGGTACGTGAAGTGCTGGCCTCAGGGATAATTCGGCCAAGCTCCAGTCCCTATGCGAGTCTGATATTGTTGGTGAAGAAAAAGGACGGCAGCTGGAGATTCTGTGTCGATTATAGGGCGTTAAATGGTATTACGGTGCCGGATAAATTTCCTATTCCCGTCATTGATGAGCTACTCGATGAATTGGCGGGAGCTGCAGTTTTCTCTAAGCTGGATTTAAAATTGGGGTACCACCAAATTCGGATGAGGGACCAAGACATCCACAAGACCGCCTTCCGCACTCATGAGGGCCATTATGAGTTTCTAGTCATGCCCTTTGGCTTGACCAACGCCCCTAGCTCCTTCCAAGCCTTGATGAATGGCATTCTTAAGCCTCTTTTGCGGAAATTTGTCctagtttttttttatgatatccTCATCTACAGTTAGGATATGGCTAGCCATGCCCTTCATCTCCAACAAGTTTTCCAGATTTTAGTGGAGAACCAGCTGGTGTTGAATGAGAAGAAATGCACATTCGCAATAAGCTCGGTGGAGTACTTGGGCCACATTATCTCGGCACAAGGGGTCTCGGCGGATCCTAACAAAACCACAGCGATGCTAGAGTGGCCGGTGCCTACGGACCAGCGAGCTTTACGGGGATTCTTGGGCCTTACCGGCTACTATAGGCGGTTTGTGCAAGGATATGGGGTAATCGCCAAGCAGTTAACGGAGCTGACAAAGCGAAATGCGTTTGAATGGAATGACAAGGCACAGGAAGCTTTCGAGAGATTGAAGAGGCTGATGGCAGACCTACCGACTCTAGCAGTTCCGGATTTCAATCAAGACTTTGTTTTGGAAACAGATGCATCGAGTGAGGGGTTGGGTGCGGTGCTGTCCTAGCAAGGCAGACCAATAGCATTCCTAAGCCAAGCACTATATCCAAGGGCCCGACAAAAATCTGCATATGAGAGGGAGTTGATGGCCATTGTCTTCGCTGTCCAAAAGTGGCGGCATTACTTGTTGGGTCGCCATTTTATTGTTCTCACAGATCAGCGAAGTCTGAAGTTCCTCACGGACCAGCGACTTATAGACCCAACTTACTTGAAGTGGACCACTAAATTGTTAGGCTTGGATTTTGAGATCCGATACCGGCCAGGCCTTGAGAATAAGGCAGCAGATGCGTTGTCACGGCAAATGATGGCAAGGGCGATTTCAGTAGTACATATGAACCTCTAGGAAACGGTGGAAGAGGAGGTGGCTCATGACCAAGAGCTACAAAAGATTGTGGTCGCCTTGCAGCAGGGGCGGAATGACTATCTGGGGTATTCCCTACACAAGGGTCAGCTGTTTTATCAAGGGAGAGCAGTGTTGCCTGCAAATTCTTCTCAGATCCCACTTTTGCTGGCTGAGTCCCATGACAGCAGAGCGGGTGGACATTCAGGCTTCTTTCGAACCTATAAGCAGCTGGCAGCAGCGGTTCATTGGCGCGGCATGAGGCAACGGATCAGGGATTATGTTGCGGGCTGCCACACTTGCCAGCAAAACAAGCATGCAGCGATGAAACCAGCGGGGCTGTTGCAGCCACTACCAGTCCCGGAGCGAGTTTGGGAGCACGTTACAATGGATTTTGTGGCGGCATTGCCAAAATCCAAAGGCATGGACACTATCCTAGTAGTGGTCGATCAGTTAACTAAATATGCTCACTTTATCCCCCTTAGCTCATCCATTTTCAGCCAAGGAGGTGGCACTAGCCTTTATTAAAGAGGTAGTTAAACTGCATGGGTTCCCCAAGTCAATCATATCGGATAGGGATAGGGTGTTCATGAGTAAGTTTTGGTCCGAACTGTTCCAAGTAGCAGGGACAAAATTGAAGTACAGCACGACATTTCATCTGCAAACCGATGGCCAAACCGAGGTGGTGAATCGCTGGTTGGAGACTTATTTGCGGTGCTTTGCGGGGGGCTACCCAAAGAAATGGTTGGAGTGGCTACCATGGGCTGAGTTTTGGTTTAATACCTCCTACAATGCCTTAGCCCAAACAACTCCATTTCAAGCACTTTATGGGGTGTCGGCACCTATTCTTTTCCGGGGAGAGACATTTCCATCACATGTCGAGGAGGTGGCAGCATTGACTGCAGCTAGGGATGCGGTGTTGGCAGAGTTGAAGATGCACTTGGTGCAG
The genomic region above belongs to Arachis stenosperma cultivar V10309 chromosome 5, arast.V10309.gnm1.PFL2, whole genome shotgun sequence and contains:
- the LOC130983144 gene encoding uncharacterized protein LOC130983144; translation: MGNCQAIDKATLVIQHQSGKIERFYSSVSATHVMKTNPGHYVALVVSTTLCATTTTTKVTDKSSNNNNKNVHNNNNNQIRVTCIKLLKPTDMLLLGNVYRLVTTQEVMKGLRERKHTKKKNKSESAQKLGCVRKKNRLEMEKAARMFDPEDIQGTEPKIHGPRTTISSNNNNGGGASATAKTRFWQPSLQSISEVAS